The Acidimicrobiales bacterium genomic interval AGGCCGACGAATGGAGCGGCATCGATTTCGTCGCCACCGTCGCCGACGAGTCCGTCGGCGAGTTCCTCGACGAGCTCACCCGCGGGGACACGCTCTATGGGAAGTCGCTGGTCGCGTTGCGGATGCCCCAGCACGGCGTCGCAGGAGGCGGCTTCGTCAGCGTGACCTACCTGCAGTCCGGCCTGCCGCTGCACGTCGACTGGTACGTCAGCCCGCTCTCGCTCGGCATCCCCGTCGGCGACACGAAGCCCCTCTTTGTCCGCGACGGCTGGCCCCACTCGGGCGCGTCGTTCGCGGAGCTCCTCCGCGAGCGGCCGAGCCGCGAGTCCTGCTCGCCACCACGCTGGGACCGCGTCGTCTCGACGATCCCGGTGCAGGTGGCCGAGGTCGCGAGGGGCCGCCCGGAGGCAGTTCGCGACGCGAGAAGGCCGATGCGCGACCGCACGGAGGCCTACGCCGCGCTCGCCCGCCGCATCGGATCGTTGCCTGCGCGCTACCGGGACGCGCTCCCGCCGCTCTTCAGCCAGCTCGGGGTGGCTCGCCTGCTCAACCGCTGAACCGACGGGCCTCCCGGCCGCTCGTGCTGGGCGCTTCGGACCACCTCGGCCCGACTAGCCCATCGTCTTCGCGCCGTCGAGCGACTCGCGGATGATGTCGGCGTGGCCGGCGTGCTGCGCCGTCTCGGCGATGATGTGCAGCAGCGTGCGCCGCGCCGACCAGCGCGCGCCCGGCTCGAACCACGGCGCGACCGGGAGCGCGTGGGAGTCATCGAGGCTCGCGACGCTGGCCACGATCTCGTCGGTCCGGCGGGCGGTCGCGGCGTAGCACTCCAGCAGCCCGGCGAGGGACTCCCCCGCGAGCATCTGAAAGCCGTCGCGCCATTCGGCGAACTGCGCCGCGTCGTCGAGGTCCGGCGGCTCCTGCGGCGCTCCCTCGAGGATGAAGGTCGCCCAGTTCGCCTCCACGGCGGTCACGTGCTTGATCAGGCCGGCCAGCGTGAGCTCGCTCGCGGCCGTCCGCTCGGTCGCCTGCTCGCGCGTCAGGTCGCGCACCGTGTAACGGAGGAAGTGACGGTGCTTGGCGAGCGTCTCGAGGAGGTCCTCGCGCTCGGTGGTGGTCTGCAGCGTGCTCATCATCGGGTGCTCCTTTCATCGGTGTTCCGCTCTCGATGGTCACGGTAGGGTCAATAGCGGTCAGTTTCTGTCCTCAATGATGGGAGACTCTTCCCATGGCACCGACGAGTTCCCGGCTGCTGCGTCTGCTCTCGCTCCTGCAGCGGCGGCGGCACTGGGGTGGCGCGGAGCTCGCCGAGCACCTCGAGGTCTCCCCACGCACGCTGCGGCGCGACGTCGAGCGCCTCCGCGAGCTCGGCTACCCGGTGGACGCGCGGCGGGGCGTCGACGGCGGCTACCAGCTGGCGGCGGGCGCGGCGCTGCCGCCGCTGATGCTCGACGACGAGGAGGCGATCGCGCTCGGAGTCGGGCTCTCGGTCGCGGTGCAGGGCGCGACGGTCAGCGGGATCGCGGAGGCCTCGGCGCGCGCCCTCGCCAAAGTGGCGACGGTGATGCCTCCTCGGCTGCGACGACAGGTGGACGCGCTCGCGGCGATGACGGTGCCGGCGGTCTGGGGGGGAGGCGCGCTCACGAGCCTCGACCCCGCGGCGCTCGCTGTGATCGCGCAGGCCAGCCGCGACGGCGAGCACCTCGAGTTCGACTACACGGCGCGCGACGGCGAGGAGAGCCACCGGAGCGTCGAGCCGCACCGCCTCGTGCTGCTCGGTCGGCGGTGGTACCTCGTGGCGTGGGACCTCGGCCGCTTCGACTGGCGGAGCTTTCGCGTCGATCGCCTCTGCTCGCCGGCGACGACGGGCGCCCGATCGATGCCCCGCGAGCTCCCGGGCGGGGACGCCGTCGCCTTCGTCCGGAGCGGGATCGAGAACGCCCCGCTCGCGCATCGCATCGAGGCGGTCGTCCACGCCGACGCCGACGCCGTGCGCGCACGCATCGGCGCCTGGGCGTCGGTCGAGGAGCTCGACGAGGACCGCTGCCTCGTGACGATCAACGCCGACAGCTTCGAGTGGCCGGCGATGGGGCTCGGCCTCGTCGGAGCGGAGTTCGAGGTGCGCTCACCGCCCGAGTTCGCCGACTACCTCGGCGCCTGGAGCGGACGGTTCGGTCGCGCCGCAGCCGCTCCCGCTGCGGCGACCTGACCGGTCGCGCCGCGCTCGCGCGAGCGCGTCCCCGGATCGCGAGAGGCGTCGCGGGTCGCTCCGCACCGGCCGCCCGACGCCGGTCACCGGCGCCCCGCCC includes:
- a CDS encoding YafY family protein; translation: MAPTSSRLLRLLSLLQRRRHWGGAELAEHLEVSPRTLRRDVERLRELGYPVDARRGVDGGYQLAAGAALPPLMLDDEEAIALGVGLSVAVQGATVSGIAEASARALAKVATVMPPRLRRQVDALAAMTVPAVWGGGALTSLDPAALAVIAQASRDGEHLEFDYTARDGEESHRSVEPHRLVLLGRRWYLVAWDLGRFDWRSFRVDRLCSPATTGARSMPRELPGGDAVAFVRSGIENAPLAHRIEAVVHADADAVRARIGAWASVEELDEDRCLVTINADSFEWPAMGLGLVGAEFEVRSPPEFADYLGAWSGRFGRAAAAPAAAT
- a CDS encoding DinB family protein, producing the protein MSTLQTTTEREDLLETLAKHRHFLRYTVRDLTREQATERTAASELTLAGLIKHVTAVEANWATFILEGAPQEPPDLDDAAQFAEWRDGFQMLAGESLAGLLECYAATARRTDEIVASVASLDDSHALPVAPWFEPGARWSARRTLLHIIAETAQHAGHADIIRESLDGAKTMG